The following DNA comes from Chryseobacterium gallinarum.
CATGGATACCACATTAATCAATATTCTCTGTCTCGTTTTACTGTTCGTGGGAATACTCGGCACATTTTTACCCGTTTTACCGGGATTATTGCTAAGTATTTGTGGATTATTAATTTACAAATTCGGGACGGATGCAGATCTGCCAATGATCTATGTCTGGGCATTTGGTATTCTTACGGCAGCATCTGTGGTGTTAAGTTATGTTATTCCTGCAAAGACCAACAGAAAATACGGAGGAACCCGCTGGGGAAGCATCGGTTCTGTAGTCGGAACCATTGTGGGAATTTTTATTCCCATCCCGCTGGGCTTTTTAATTGGAATGTTTGCCGGTGTCTTTATCGGTGAGCTTCTTCATGACAGTAAAGATATGAATAAAGCATTACGATCTACTAAAGGAGCCTTCATCGGATTTATTTATGGCACCGGCTTCAGCTTCGTAGTAGGCGTGGCAATGTTTTTGGTAGTACTTCTTAATATGTTTAATATTATATAATAAAAAAGAAATGATGTTCCATAAAGCCATTATATTGAGTCTGGGCATTTTAGCATTAACAGGCTGTGATGCCCAAAAGAAAGTAAAAACAAATACTACATCTTCCGGAATGACCACTGACATAAAAACTGCCGATCGTAATGAAGGAATCATCTACTTCAATGAGGGAGAAAATAAATTCCTGAAAGAATATCAGATGAATGTGACTTTCAAAGGTGTTTCTGAAGACAGCCGGTGCCCGGAAGGAGTAAACTGTATCTGGGCCGGTGCAGCCCTTGCCCAGGTTGAAGTTATGGGAATAGCAACCAGACCCGTGACGTTAAATCTGGCCAGCACGGACTTTCCTGCGAAAAACTATCATCAATCCGCCAACTTCAACGGGTTAAAATTCACTTTGCAGGAAGTGGCTCCATATCCGAAATCAGAAGGAACAAAAGCACTTGCCGGAAAATATAAAATCGGAATTACCATCACTCCTGCCAGGGATGCTTCAGACCCTACCAGGAAATAGGTTTCTTTCCTTTGGAAATAAGATATTCATTAATTTTTGAAAAAGGCTTGCTTCCAAAAAAGCCCCTGTGAACGGAAAATGGCGACGGATGCGCTGATTTCAAAATAAAATGTTTAGCCGGATCAATGAGTTCGGCTTTTTTTTGTGCAAAAGCCCCCCACAGCACAAACACTACATTTTCTTTTTTATCTGATATTTCCTTGATAATAAAATCTGTAAATTTCTCCCATCCAAGGTCTTTGTGGGAGTTCGGGGAATGGGCACGAACCGTTAAAGTGGCATTCAACAGCAAAACACCCTGTCTTGCCCAGTCGTCCAATTCTTTAGAAGTGCGCACCACACCTACATCATCTTTCAGCTCAATAAAAATATTTTTGAGGGATGGCGGTGCCGCTACCTGCTCAGAAACAGAGAAACACAATCCGTTTGCCTGATGGTCATTATGGTAAGGATCCTGTCCGATAATCACTACCTCAACGTCATCAAAAGGTGTGAGTTCCAGTGCTCTGAAAATCTGGTTTTTCGGTGGAAAAACTTTCGTGGTTTCATATTCATTTTTTACTTTCTCCCAAAGGGTTTTAAAGTATTCTGTCTTCTTGATCGGGGCTAACACTTCTGTCCAGGTCATAACTTCAATTTGAAAATTTAGAAATGAGATTAATTTGAAAATAAAAAAGTTTTAACAAATTAACGCATCTTTTTTAAACTAAAAACGGCATTTTCAAGGTTCTTCTCATCTTTTCTGTTTTCCTCTAAAACAAACCTGTGTTTTAAAAGTAAAGCCTGAGAAGCCTTATTACACTTATGGGTAAAAGCCAAAATTTCCTGTAAATGTAAGGCATTAAATCCAAAATCTAAAACCGATGCCAGTGCTTCAGACATGATTCCTTTTTTATGATGTTCAGGAAGCAGTTCATATCCTGTTTCTGCTATTTTCCTGTCTTCTGAAAAATTCCACAGGCAAATGGTTCCGATAAGATCCTGCTGATCCTTATAGGAAATACCCCAAAATATCATTTCATTATCCCGGGCTTTCCTTTTAATGTGTAAAATAAATTCCAGGGCATCATAATTAGATACCGGGGACTTTCTTTTAACATATTGATTAATGAGATCATTGCTTCTGATCCGTAAAATATCTTCTGTATGTGCCTCATTAACTTCTTTTAAAATCAGTCGCTCAGTTTCAAGTTTCATCTTTCAAATGTAATAAAACCAAAATCATTTGTTTGAAAACACATCGAATTACTGTATCTCTTTATTTCCTGACTTTCAAATTAACTCATTTTCAAACATCCACCTCCTTAACATTCACATTTTCTCACTAAATTTGCAATTGTGTATATAGATAAAGAAGATTTAGACGAATTAGAGTTTCCGCAATTGCTCGCGGAAATCTCCCCATTTGCGTATTCTCCGAAAACAAGGGATAAGATTCTTCAACTTCGTCCGATGGAAATAGACGAAGCGGAGCTTTCATTAAAAAAAACGTCGGAATACCTGTCGAGTTTTGAAAGTTCAAATGCGATTCCGTTTGATGAATATGAAGATATTGAAAGTGAGCTGAAACTAATGCTGATTGAAAATTACCGTCTGGAAAACAATGCTTTCATCAAAATAAAAGCCATCACGGAACAAATCGGAAGATTACAAAAGTTCTTTCCTACCATGCCTGAAACTTTTCCTACTTTAATGGAGGAAGTTTCTGTATTGGAATTCAGGAAAGAGATTATTGATAAGGTAGACAAAGTATTCAATCGGTTTGGTGAAGTAAAAAATGAAGCTTCACCCGCATTGAAAGGCTTAAGAACAGAAATCC
Coding sequences within:
- a CDS encoding GNAT family N-acetyltransferase; translated protein: MKLETERLILKEVNEAHTEDILRIRSNDLINQYVKRKSPVSNYDALEFILHIKRKARDNEMIFWGISYKDQQDLIGTICLWNFSEDRKIAETGYELLPEHHKKGIMSEALASVLDFGFNALHLQEILAFTHKCNKASQALLLKHRFVLEENRKDEKNLENAVFSLKKMR
- a CDS encoding uracil-DNA glycosylase gives rise to the protein MTWTEVLAPIKKTEYFKTLWEKVKNEYETTKVFPPKNQIFRALELTPFDDVEVVIIGQDPYHNDHQANGLCFSVSEQVAAPPSLKNIFIELKDDVGVVRTSKELDDWARQGVLLLNATLTVRAHSPNSHKDLGWEKFTDFIIKEISDKKENVVFVLWGAFAQKKAELIDPAKHFILKSAHPSPFSVHRGFFGSKPFSKINEYLISKGKKPISW
- a CDS encoding DUF456 domain-containing protein, giving the protein MDTTLINILCLVLLFVGILGTFLPVLPGLLLSICGLLIYKFGTDADLPMIYVWAFGILTAASVVLSYVIPAKTNRKYGGTRWGSIGSVVGTIVGIFIPIPLGFLIGMFAGVFIGELLHDSKDMNKALRSTKGAFIGFIYGTGFSFVVGVAMFLVVLLNMFNII